DNA from Verrucomicrobiia bacterium:
CCTGCGGCCACGGCCTGCCCGTGCACGCTCGCCGCCACGTCGGCCGCCGCCTGGTCGTGACAGTTCCCGCAGGTCTTCGCGAGATTGGCGAAATACAGCGGCGACGCCGGATCGGTGATGGGCTTCAGCTCGTGGGAATCATGACAATCCGTGCAGGTCGGCGCCGCGGCATCGCCCGCCGCGAGGGCCAGCCCGTGCACACTCTCGGTGTAACTCTCCGACTGGCGCGCGTGACAGCGGGCGCAATTCACCTTCTCCGCCGCCACGTTGTCGTCGGGATGTTTGGTGGTGATGTCCGCGTGGCAGGCCTGGCAGGTGTTCGTCTGATGCACCGACGCGCGCAACACCGCCGCGTTCACGAACAGGGAAACGGCGCGCCCCTCGGCGTTGGTTTTGGTCAGCGTCGTGTCGCTGTGACACTCGAGACAATCGCTGTCCTTGATGGTTTCCGCGGCGTGGCCGCCTGCCGCCAGCACAACCAGCAAGAGGCCCAGCGCCGCCCGCACTGTATTGCTGGCGCCCGGCATCATGCCCCAGCATCGGCCCGCGCGCCCAAACTGCTCTACACCGCTTGGCGATTGCTTCGCATTTTTTGCGAGCACGCGCCGCCGGCAGGCGGCCAAGGCAACAGGTTTTGGGCTTGGGGCGTGCCGCCCACCCTTTCCGTTCAGTCCTCTGCGCCGTCCCCTTCCGCCGCCCGTCCCGTGTCGGCGCACAGGCCGCGCCGGGTCGCCGCGGCGAATTCGAGAAACGTCTTCGCGGGCGCGCTGGTGAACTGCGGTTCCGCGGCGGCCAGGGCGTCACGGAACGGACGGCCCGACCGGAGGACCAGGTGATAAAGCTGTTTCAGCTCCAGCCGGTCCGCGGCGGAAAAACCGGCGCGCCGCAGGCCAATCACATTCAAACCGCACACGCCGTTGTCGCCGCGCGCAATGCAGAACGGCGGCAAATCCTTGCTGATGGCCGCGCCGCCCTGCATCAGCGCCAGCGGGCCGACGCGCACGAACTGGTGCACCAGGCAGTTGCCCGAAATGAACGCACGGTCCCCCACCGTCACGTGGCCGCCGAGCAGCGCGCCATTGGCCAGAATCACGTGGTCGCCCACGAGGCAGTTGTGCCCGACGTGACAGTGCGCCATGAACAGCCCGTGCGAACCGATGACCGTGTCCTCGGCCGGCTTGTTCGAGCGATGCACCGTGACGTGTTCGCGGAAGACGTTCCCCTCGCCGATGCGCAGGCGCGTCGGTTCGTCCCGGTATTTCAAATCCTGCGGCGCGTCGCCAATGACACAGCCGGCGTGGAAGCGGTTGCGCGCGCCGATGGTGGTGATGCCGGTGAGGTAAACGTGCGGTCCGACCACGCAGCCCGCGCCCAATTCGACGCCGCCGTCAATCACCGCGTAGGGGCCGACCTGCACCGTCGGGGACAGTTTTGCGTCCGGGTGCACAATGGCCGTGGGATGAATCGCTGGGTTAGCCACAGATTGCGCCGGTCGGTTGCATTGATTTCAGATGGGGAGAAATTGGCAAATTGCTGGGAAAACTAAAGCCTATTCGGGCGAACCCGGCAGAATTTCCCTTAACCGGCGGCTGCCCTTACTGACAGTGCCAGTGTGGAAATCAGACGGGTTCAGGTGCACGTCGGTGGTGATTTCAAGCGGTCAGAGGTCAGACTCACTGAAGTCCCGTCGGCAGTCGCGACTTTCAGCAAGAAGAGCGCAGCGGCGATGAAAGGCGCAGTCTGCCGGCCATGAATTCAGACTGCCTCCGAATAAACATTTGCATCCCGCTCACCCCAATTTGCCAAACAGCCGCATAGCGGGCTGCTCGACAAGCTGGTCCTCGGTGTAGGCGTGGGGCATGAGTCTTCAGCGGGCGGCTTTGATCCAGCCGATTTCCAGCCGGAACGGTCCGGCCTGTTTATCCGAAATGAGAAAGCCGACCGAGTTCACCTTCGCGGGATTCAGTGTCAGCGCGTCCGTCAGCACCCGGCCACGGAAGGTGGGAACAAAATCCTTGAAGGCCAGCCGATGTTCTTCCCATTCACCCGGCTTTGTTGTGAAACTGCATTGGTAAAGCGGCGTGTCGAAACCCGCCCCGGTGCGAACGGTAAATTTGTAAGTTCGTCCATCCCCGCGCACTCGCAGGATGAAGGCGGTCAGCCCGGCGAGATCGTCGCGCACGGGCGCGGAACGCACAGAGGCGAACCCGCCGTTGTTCTCCAGTCGAACCGTGCCGCTGAAAATGGCGCAGCCGTTGGTTGGCACCTTAAACTGACTGGTGGAAACCCCTCCCATCACATCATCGTTGACCACTTCCCAGGCGGGCGAGTTGGTAGTCGTCTGGAAGTCAAAGAGGGTTTTGTTGGTTGCCGGTTCAGCTTTCATGGCGATGGTCAGGGATGTGAGCGCGCACACGAGAATCAGGCGCGCGGAGTTGGTTAAAGCCGAAGCCATTTTAAGTTTCATAAGTTCAAGGGTTCAGCCTCCACAACGTGCCGTTCAACACGGCTGCAAAACCCACCCACGCCAGATATGGCGCGAGCAGCCAGGCGGCTGCGCGATGCACGCGCCAAAACACCGCGATGGTCCACGCGATGGCCAACCAAAGCAGCACGATTTCTGCAAATGCCACGCCGGTCCAGTGCAGACCGAAGAACAGCGGCGTCCAAAGCGCGTTGAGCGCCAGTTGCGTGAGGAAGATGAGCAGCGGCTTGCGTTGTTTGTCCCAGCCATCGCGTCGCCACACCAGCCATGCCGCCACCGCCATCAACGAGTAAAGCGCCGTCCACACCGGACCGAAGATCCACCCCGGCGGATTCCACACCGGCTTCTTCAATGAGGCATACCATTCGCCCGGCATGAACAATCCGCCCATCGCCGCGGCGGCGAAGCAGAGCAACACCCACCCGATCAGAGCTGGAATATGGCGGTTCATTGAGATTGGCCGGGATACGGTTCGGTAAAAATTTGTTATCTGGTCTTGTTCATCGGTGCAGCAGGAACGGCTAGTATTCGCCGACATCAATCGGCAGCTCGGACTCAATGGTGCGCAACCGCGCCGCCCAACCGCGAGATTCCAGCACAGCCCCGTCAATGACAGGTTGTTCGACAAGCTGGTCTTCAGTGTAGGCGAGTGCGCTCATTTTTGCAGACACATGTCAGGTTTTAAGAAGCTGGAACAATGCAACTTGTGACCTTATTCCCATTTCCTTGTATGGTCCACATTGACAAACAAGGGCCATCGGAAAGGGATGACTTGAGGAAGAACTCTTGCAATGTGTGCCTGTGCGGCATACATTCTGCACGTGAATGCAGTCATGAAAGAGCAGAAAGCTCAACGGTTCGTTGCCCGAGTTTCGGCGGCGGATAAGCAGCTTTTCCAGCGGGCGGCGACCCTTGAAGGACGCTCGATGGCGACTTTCGTCATTGCCCACGCTCGCGAAGTGGCCCGCCAGATCATCAGCCAGAGCAACCTGATCCAACTGAACGCCGACGAATCCGTTCGTTTCGTCGAGGCGTTGCTTGCACCGCCTCGTCAGCCGACACCGGCCATGACGGATTCCATCCGCGCTTATCGGGAATCGGTGAAGAGCGATTTGGGCTAAACATTCCATCCGTTCGCCTCGCGTTCAACCAAGTCGCTCATCGGAAGGAACATTCTGTGCTCATCCAGTGCCAGGAAGCCGTGGTCGGCGTAGAACTTCCGGGCCTTCTCATCCTTGGGGTCGGTCACCACAACAACAGCCCCGACTTCTGCGCTATGCCGCACACAACGGCGCAATGCATCAATGAGCAGCAATCGTCCCAACTGCTGCCCTTTCCATTCGATGTCTCTCGCGAGTCGTCCAATCAGGGTCGCTCCCAACTGCGGATAGCGCGGCAGTTTCTTTATGAGCGACTCCGGTAACTGCTGCACAACGACAGCGGTTTGCGACAGCGTGTAGTAACCCGCGATCCGTCCCGGGTCTGCCTCCGGCACAAGAACAAAGCAGGCCGAGGCTCGCGCCTGCATTTCTTTACGCGCTCTCTTCTGCAAGAACTCCGTCAATTCCGAAGACTCACATTTGAAGTCCTCTCGCCGGTGCTTGCTCGGGTCAAGCTGCTCTAGTCTGTATTGCTGAGGTTCGCTCACGGGATTGGCACTTTGGTTTGATTAGGTCGCATCCGGCGAGCTTTCCGTCGCAGTATCGGACTTGTCATCTGGTGCGCCGTTTCTTCGCCGAGCAGGCGCAGAAAAGCGCGTCTTCTGGACAAGTTCTTTTGCAAATTTGGCGCGCACCGCGTCCTCACCTTTCTTCGTCAGGTAATACATTTCTGGATTAGTGGCGGACGGCGCAACCCACGCAATCTGTTGCGTCCATCGAATGTCGCGAGTCAGGTTTTTAGGCAGTGGGTCGGCCGCGTCTTGGAACAAACCAACCAAATCCTCTTTGGCAAATTCTCTCTGGTTGCGGTGCTCACGAAGGTAGAGCCCGAAGCAGGCAATCTTGTCCGGGACGCGCGCCGGCGAATACTGCTCCATGAACTCGCGCACCGACACGACTGCGGAAGCTGTGTGACCTGCCGGTTGCGGTGCTGCCGAGACCTTAACTTCCGCCTGAGTCGGCTGAGGCGTGATCGCAGCACCCTGCGCTTGCAACCGCCCACCTTTCAACAGCCAGACTAGAAGTTCGTGTGCAACGGGCTCAGGGAGTTCCTTCTTAAGGCTCAAACCCGGCCCGACAAGCTCTACTGTGTATTTCTGCTCCATAAACTTAGCGACAAATTAGCAGCACATTGTATACTTGTCAATACATAATACACATGTATTTTCAAAACGACATGCCGGCTATGAAATAACGCCCTCCGGCTCACCCACTTCCACCTGCCCCCGACAACAGACGCGGCAGCAGCAGGTCGCGCGTCCGGCGGAGGTGGTTCGTCATGGCAGAGCCTTCACGATGGGCCGGAGCACTTGGTCCATTTTGACCAATCGCTGCGTCAGCCAGTCCAGGTATTCATTCCAGCGGGACTCTTCTTCGATGGACGCCTTCGGATACCAACTTGCAATCCGGCAAGCCTTGGCGTCTGGAAGGTCTTGCCAATCCAACTCAAAGCCCAGCTTGCCCTGATCTCTTTTTTCTGCGCCGACAGGTTGGCGAAGTGCTTCTTGGCCTCCGCGCCGGGAATCCACAACTCAACGCCAAGACGCTCGTCGCGGGTGTTGGCGGTGATATTCAGACCGAATCCAGCACGACCGATTGAATTGTTGAGCCAGTGCTGCGGCCGAGGC
Protein-coding regions in this window:
- the lpxA gene encoding acyl-ACP--UDP-N-acetylglucosamine O-acyltransferase produces the protein MANPAIHPTAIVHPDAKLSPTVQVGPYAVIDGGVELGAGCVVGPHVYLTGITTIGARNRFHAGCVIGDAPQDLKYRDEPTRLRIGEGNVFREHVTVHRSNKPAEDTVIGSHGLFMAHCHVGHNCLVGDHVILANGALLGGHVTVGDRAFISGNCLVHQFVRVGPLALMQGGAAISKDLPPFCIARGDNGVCGLNVIGLRRAGFSAADRLELKQLYHLVLRSGRPFRDALAAAEPQFTSAPAKTFLEFAAATRRGLCADTGRAAEGDGAED
- a CDS encoding CIA30 family protein; amino-acid sequence: MKLKMASALTNSARLILVCALTSLTIAMKAEPATNKTLFDFQTTTNSPAWEVVNDDVMGGVSTSQFKVPTNGCAIFSGTVRLENNGGFASVRSAPVRDDLAGLTAFILRVRGDGRTYKFTVRTGAGFDTPLYQCSFTTKPGEWEEHRLAFKDFVPTFRGRVLTDALTLNPAKVNSVGFLISDKQAGPFRLEIGWIKAAR
- a CDS encoding TspO/MBR family protein, translating into MNRHIPALIGWVLLCFAAAAMGGLFMPGEWYASLKKPVWNPPGWIFGPVWTALYSLMAVAAWLVWRRDGWDKQRKPLLIFLTQLALNALWTPLFFGLHWTGVAFAEIVLLWLAIAWTIAVFWRVHRAAAWLLAPYLAWVGFAAVLNGTLWRLNP
- a CDS encoding DUF1778 domain-containing protein; the encoded protein is MNAVMKEQKAQRFVARVSAADKQLFQRAATLEGRSMATFVIAHAREVARQIISQSNLIQLNADESVRFVEALLAPPRQPTPAMTDSIRAYRESVKSDLG
- a CDS encoding GNAT family N-acetyltransferase, which encodes MSEPQQYRLEQLDPSKHRREDFKCESSELTEFLQKRARKEMQARASACFVLVPEADPGRIAGYYTLSQTAVVVQQLPESLIKKLPRYPQLGATLIGRLARDIEWKGQQLGRLLLIDALRRCVRHSAEVGAVVVVTDPKDEKARKFYADHGFLALDEHRMFLPMSDLVEREANGWNV
- a CDS encoding DUF4268 domain-containing protein, translating into MDSRRGGQEALRQPVGAEKRDQGKLGFELDWQDLPDAKACRIASWYPKASIEEESRWNEYLDWLTQRLVKMDQVLRPIVKALP